The Pseudomonas eucalypticola genome has a window encoding:
- a CDS encoding ABC transporter ATP-binding protein, translating into MSTAPLLELRGINLSFKGVKAINDIGFSVAAGEICALIGPNGAGKSSLLNIINGVYRAQQGHIHFDGQLRRQMHPYAAARAGIARTFQNIALFKGMSVLDNVLTGRTLQRRSTWLEQALRIGRASREDVTQQAAADKVIRFMHLEPWRDTPVGTLPYGLQKRVELARALAAEPRLLLLDEPMAGMNAQEKGEMSDYILEINRAFGTTVVLIEHDMSVVMGISHHVVVLDYGRKIADGTPEQVRRDPHVIAAYLGSRH; encoded by the coding sequence ATGTCGACAGCGCCATTGCTGGAGTTGCGGGGCATCAACTTGTCGTTCAAGGGCGTCAAGGCTATCAACGATATTGGCTTCAGCGTCGCAGCCGGTGAGATCTGCGCCTTGATCGGACCCAACGGCGCGGGCAAAAGCTCGCTGCTCAACATCATCAATGGCGTGTACCGGGCTCAGCAAGGGCACATTCATTTCGACGGCCAACTGCGGCGGCAGATGCATCCCTACGCTGCTGCCAGGGCAGGCATCGCCCGCACCTTCCAGAACATAGCGTTATTCAAGGGCATGAGCGTGCTCGACAACGTACTCACCGGCCGTACCTTGCAGCGTCGCAGCACGTGGCTGGAGCAGGCGTTGCGCATCGGTCGGGCCAGCCGTGAAGACGTGACTCAGCAGGCTGCGGCAGACAAGGTGATTCGATTCATGCACCTGGAGCCATGGCGCGATACCCCGGTTGGCACCTTGCCCTACGGCCTGCAGAAACGCGTGGAATTGGCGCGCGCCCTGGCAGCGGAGCCCCGCTTGCTGCTGCTCGATGAGCCCATGGCGGGGATGAACGCCCAGGAGAAAGGCGAGATGAGCGACTACATACTCGAGATCAACCGCGCATTCGGTACCACGGTGGTGTTGATCGAGCATGACATGAGCGTAGTCATGGGTATTTCCCACCATGTGGTGGTGCTCGACTACGGTCGCAAGATCGCCGACGGCACCCCTGAACAGGTGCGCCGGGACCCGCACGTGATCGCCGCCTACCTGGGCAGCCGCCATTGA
- a CDS encoding ABC transporter substrate-binding protein — MSTRSVLGRLALTVSLVAAALNVQAANEQYFPLQSYRVGPYAAGGTGFFGGFIDYMKYVNAQGGVNGVKLTWSECETEYIVEKGVECYERLKNGLDGAPAAATNPLSVGIAYATLERSTADRLPLITINHGRTDSTDGSVFPYVFPLQLNPYSEVSAIINWIAEQSGSLDGLKGKKIVTLYHGSPYGKETNEVLQTLAGKYGFELTLLEVPHPGTEQQSQWLNIRRIKPDWVILRGWGVMNPVALKTAQKVGYPADHIIGNIWSNSEEDAAPAGAAAKGFISITTHPSGTGFPVLQGIKKEVLDKGEGDLADPKRFGTVYYNLGVVNGILNVEALRIAQARFGDKPLTGEQVRWGFEHLNLDDARLTALGAKGLVQPLKLSCADHEGGGAVKFQQWDGQKWNVISDWVQADRALLRPIIEASSHKYAEEKRITPRDCSKES, encoded by the coding sequence ATGTCGACCCGTTCCGTCCTCGGTCGCCTTGCGCTGACCGTGAGCCTCGTCGCGGCTGCACTGAATGTGCAAGCGGCCAATGAACAGTATTTCCCCTTGCAGAGTTACCGCGTCGGCCCCTACGCCGCGGGTGGTACCGGCTTCTTCGGCGGCTTTATCGACTACATGAAGTACGTGAATGCCCAAGGTGGGGTCAATGGCGTGAAGTTGACCTGGAGCGAATGCGAGACCGAGTACATCGTGGAGAAAGGCGTGGAGTGCTATGAGCGCCTGAAAAACGGCCTGGACGGCGCCCCGGCCGCTGCCACCAACCCGCTTTCGGTGGGCATCGCCTATGCGACGCTGGAACGGTCCACCGCTGACAGGTTGCCACTGATCACCATCAACCACGGCCGCACCGATTCCACTGACGGCAGCGTGTTCCCCTACGTGTTTCCGTTGCAGTTGAACCCTTACTCCGAGGTGTCGGCGATCATCAACTGGATCGCCGAGCAATCCGGCAGCCTGGACGGGCTCAAAGGCAAGAAGATCGTCACCCTGTACCATGGCTCGCCGTACGGCAAGGAAACCAATGAAGTGCTGCAGACCTTGGCGGGTAAGTACGGTTTCGAACTGACCTTGCTCGAAGTGCCGCACCCAGGCACTGAACAGCAATCCCAGTGGCTGAATATCCGCCGCATCAAGCCCGACTGGGTAATACTGCGCGGGTGGGGCGTGATGAACCCAGTCGCGCTCAAGACCGCGCAGAAAGTCGGTTACCCGGCTGACCATATCATCGGCAATATCTGGAGCAATTCAGAAGAAGACGCGGCACCCGCGGGGGCTGCGGCCAAGGGGTTCATCTCGATTACCACGCACCCGTCAGGGACTGGCTTCCCAGTGCTGCAAGGGATCAAGAAGGAGGTGCTGGACAAGGGCGAAGGCGATCTGGCCGATCCCAAACGTTTCGGCACCGTGTACTACAACCTGGGTGTGGTAAACGGCATCCTCAACGTCGAAGCCCTGCGCATTGCCCAGGCCAGGTTTGGCGACAAGCCGCTGACCGGGGAGCAGGTGCGTTGGGGCTTCGAGCACTTGAACCTTGACGACGCACGGCTTACGGCGCTGGGAGCCAAGGGGTTGGTACAACCGCTGAAGCTGTCCTGTGCCGATCACGAAGGCGGCGGCGCGGTTAAATTCCAGCAGTGGGACGGGCAGAAGTGGAACGTTATCAGCGATTGGGTGCAGGCGGATCGGGCGCTGCTGCGGCCGATCATCGAGGCCTCGTCCCACAAGTACGCCGAGGAGAAGCGCATCACGCCGCGTGATTGCAGCAAGGAGAGTTGA
- a CDS encoding branched-chain amino acid ABC transporter permease, with the protein MLYQETERTADTTGRRLFNSERLWWLALLGFAFVGVPWLGNDYWLSAILIPFLVLSLAGLGLNLLTGYAGQLSLGAAAFMAVGAFAAYNFEVRVPGMPLLLSLVLGGITAAAVAWVFGLPSLRIKGFYLLVSTLAAQFFVEWVLTRFNWFTNDSASGVITAPPLRIAGQDLGSPAGRYLLTLSVVSALFWLANNVVRSELGRHWMAVRDMDTAAAVMGIALLRTKLLAFAISGFFLGVAGGLWAFTYLGTVEPHGFDLSRSFQILFIVIIGGLGSLLGNFLGAAFIVLFPILLSNLAMALPEGLIAAGQLENLQKIVFGALIILFLIKEPEGLARLWKRFRERARRGLLRY; encoded by the coding sequence ATGCTTTACCAAGAAACGGAGCGGACAGCCGATACCACAGGGCGCCGGCTTTTCAATAGCGAGCGCCTGTGGTGGCTGGCGCTGCTCGGCTTCGCCTTTGTGGGCGTTCCCTGGCTGGGCAACGACTACTGGCTCAGCGCCATTCTGATTCCGTTCCTGGTGCTGTCGCTGGCGGGCCTGGGGCTGAACCTGCTGACCGGCTACGCCGGGCAGTTGTCGCTCGGCGCTGCTGCCTTCATGGCAGTGGGCGCGTTTGCGGCCTACAACTTCGAAGTGCGCGTGCCGGGCATGCCGTTGTTACTGAGCCTGGTGCTGGGCGGTATCACGGCGGCTGCCGTAGCTTGGGTGTTCGGCCTGCCGAGCCTGCGGATCAAAGGGTTCTACTTGCTGGTGTCAACCCTCGCGGCGCAGTTCTTCGTTGAATGGGTATTGACGCGGTTCAACTGGTTCACCAACGACAGCGCTTCAGGTGTGATCACCGCGCCCCCGCTGCGCATCGCCGGGCAGGATCTGGGGTCTCCCGCCGGCCGCTATCTGCTGACCCTGTCTGTGGTCAGCGCCTTGTTCTGGTTGGCCAACAATGTGGTGCGCAGTGAGTTGGGCCGCCATTGGATGGCCGTGCGTGACATGGACACGGCGGCGGCCGTGATGGGCATCGCGCTGTTGAGGACCAAACTGCTGGCGTTCGCCATCAGTGGCTTCTTCCTCGGCGTGGCCGGTGGCTTATGGGCATTTACTTACCTGGGTACCGTCGAGCCCCATGGTTTCGACCTCAGCCGTTCGTTTCAGATTCTGTTCATCGTGATCATCGGTGGCCTGGGCAGCCTGCTAGGGAATTTTCTGGGGGCGGCTTTTATCGTGTTGTTCCCCATTCTGTTGTCCAACCTGGCCATGGCCTTGCCTGAAGGCCTGATCGCTGCGGGGCAGTTGGAGAACCTGCAGAAGATCGTGTTCGGCGCGCTCATCATTCTGTTCCTGATCAAAGAGCCAGAGGGGCTGGCACGCCTCTGGAAACGCTTTCGCGAGCGCGCACGGCGAGGGCTGCTGCGCTACTGA
- a CDS encoding branched-chain amino acid ABC transporter permease, which produces MEFFLEVFIGGLLAGVMYALVAIGFVLIYKASGVFNFAQGAMVLFAALTFVSLLERGIPFWLAFLLTLVAMIVLALAIERAVLRPLTGRSPTTLFMATLGLAYIIEGAAQLFWGAQVHGLELGIDDVPLEIGGLLLSQFDLFAAATAALLVLVLSVLFNRTRIGLALRAVADDTKAAMAIGIQLPRIWAVVWAVAGFVGLVAGLLWGARLGVQFSLSLVVLKALPVLIIGGFTSITGAIVGGLVIGASEKVAEVYVGPIIGGGIENWFPYVLALLFLLVRPAGIFGERAIERV; this is translated from the coding sequence ATGGAGTTTTTTCTGGAGGTCTTTATCGGTGGCTTGTTGGCCGGGGTGATGTACGCGTTGGTCGCCATCGGCTTTGTGCTGATCTACAAGGCGTCCGGGGTATTCAATTTCGCCCAGGGCGCCATGGTGCTGTTCGCTGCGTTGACGTTCGTCAGCCTGCTGGAGCGCGGCATACCGTTCTGGTTGGCGTTCCTGCTCACGCTGGTGGCGATGATCGTTCTGGCGCTGGCGATCGAGCGCGCGGTGCTGCGGCCGTTGACCGGACGCTCGCCCACCACCCTGTTCATGGCCACTTTGGGCCTTGCCTACATCATTGAAGGGGCGGCGCAGCTGTTTTGGGGGGCGCAGGTGCATGGCCTGGAACTGGGCATCGACGATGTGCCGCTGGAGATTGGTGGCCTGCTGCTGTCGCAGTTCGACCTGTTTGCCGCAGCCACGGCGGCACTGTTGGTGCTGGTGTTGTCGGTGCTGTTCAACCGCACCCGCATAGGCCTTGCCTTGCGCGCGGTGGCAGACGATACCAAGGCGGCAATGGCCATCGGCATTCAATTGCCGCGGATCTGGGCGGTGGTGTGGGCCGTCGCCGGCTTCGTCGGCCTGGTGGCGGGCTTGCTCTGGGGGGCGCGGTTGGGGGTGCAGTTCTCGTTGTCGCTGGTGGTGCTCAAGGCCTTGCCAGTGCTGATCATTGGCGGCTTTACCTCGATTACCGGGGCCATCGTGGGCGGGCTGGTGATCGGTGCGTCGGAAAAAGTGGCGGAGGTGTATGTGGGCCCGATTATCGGCGGTGGTATCGAGAACTGGTTCCCCTATGTATTGGCATTGTTGTTCCTGCTGGTACGGCCGGCAGGCATTTTTGGTGAGCGCGCCATCGAGCGTGTTTGA
- a CDS encoding response regulator — MLAYNQKSFLIVDDFSDFRSSVRSMLRELGVKDVDTADTGEQALKACAQKRYDFVLHDFNLGDGKKNGQQVLEDLMLDKLLSHESVFIMVTAENSQAMVMSALEWEPDAYLTKPFNRAGLAQRLEKLVQRKTLLKPILQALDKGQPMEVLAACTRLTQEDARYAPLCHRYKAEALRDLNQHEPLEAFLKTILADRPTPWAFGALGNLLFKRKKLTEAQDVYERALKTFLMLPALYDGLADVLVARNEVKRAQQVLEDAVKLSPLAVRRQSLLGKLAMENQDFDSASRAFRQAVSQGQYSRFKNPETNLGFAQALISKGGDAGLDARSRVELNQTLTDVAKDNGDDQGIQVRTRLIKATSLQRSNPEEAAKLAEEAVTRLQSMDQFLSADAALSVAAQLQNLGQDEAGVGVLKSCAEIYGDDPQVMQNIAKQTDDPAILGSNKIAIDYNQQGVRAYREGRFVEAQQLFRQALALQPKNISIALNLAQGLLHAKGVPITGAGLEECRACLRTVGHMPESDVRFERYQKLRNRAFGA; from the coding sequence ATGCTGGCGTACAACCAAAAATCGTTTCTCATCGTCGACGACTTCTCCGATTTCCGCAGCTCCGTGCGCTCCATGCTGCGTGAGTTGGGCGTGAAGGATGTGGACACGGCGGACACCGGTGAACAGGCGCTGAAGGCGTGCGCGCAGAAGCGCTACGATTTCGTGCTGCACGATTTCAACCTGGGCGATGGCAAGAAGAACGGCCAGCAGGTGCTCGAAGACCTGATGCTCGACAAGCTGCTCAGCCACGAAAGCGTATTCATCATGGTCACTGCCGAGAATAGCCAGGCCATGGTGATGAGCGCCCTGGAATGGGAGCCCGACGCCTACCTGACCAAGCCCTTCAACCGTGCCGGGCTGGCCCAGCGCCTGGAAAAGCTGGTGCAGCGCAAGACCCTGCTCAAGCCGATTCTGCAGGCCCTGGACAAAGGCCAGCCGATGGAGGTGCTGGCCGCCTGCACGCGCCTGACCCAGGAAGATGCCCGGTACGCGCCGTTGTGCCACCGCTACAAGGCCGAGGCCCTGCGCGACCTGAACCAGCATGAGCCGTTGGAAGCCTTCCTCAAGACCATTTTGGCCGATCGCCCCACACCGTGGGCTTTCGGTGCCCTGGGCAATTTGCTGTTCAAGCGCAAAAAGCTCACGGAAGCCCAGGATGTGTACGAGCGTGCCCTGAAGACGTTCCTCATGTTGCCGGCGCTCTACGACGGTTTGGCCGACGTGCTGGTTGCGCGCAACGAGGTCAAGCGCGCCCAGCAGGTGCTGGAAGACGCGGTGAAATTGTCGCCCCTGGCCGTGCGCCGCCAGAGCTTGCTGGGCAAGCTGGCCATGGAAAACCAGGATTTCGACAGCGCCTCGCGGGCGTTCCGCCAGGCGGTCAGCCAGGGCCAGTATTCGCGATTCAAGAACCCCGAGACCAACCTGGGCTTTGCCCAGGCGTTGATCAGCAAGGGCGGGGACGCGGGGCTGGACGCACGCAGCCGGGTGGAGTTGAACCAGACCCTGACCGATGTCGCCAAGGACAACGGTGACGACCAGGGCATTCAGGTGCGCACGCGCCTGATCAAGGCCACCAGCCTGCAGCGCTCCAACCCGGAAGAGGCCGCCAAGCTGGCTGAGGAGGCCGTCACGCGCCTGCAGAGCATGGACCAATTTCTCAGCGCTGACGCCGCCTTGTCGGTGGCCGCGCAGCTGCAGAACCTGGGGCAGGACGAAGCCGGCGTCGGCGTGCTCAAGAGCTGCGCGGAAATCTATGGCGACGACCCGCAGGTGATGCAGAACATCGCCAAGCAGACCGATGACCCGGCTATCCTCGGGTCCAACAAGATTGCCATCGACTACAACCAGCAGGGCGTGCGCGCCTACCGCGAAGGGCGTTTCGTCGAGGCTCAGCAACTGTTCCGCCAGGCCCTGGCGCTGCAACCGAAGAACATCAGTATCGCCCTCAACCTGGCCCAGGGCCTGCTGCACGCCAAGGGCGTGCCGATCACCGGCGCGGGCCTGGAGGAATGCCGGGCCTGCCTGCGCACCGTGGGCCACATGCCCGAAAGCGATGTTCGCTTCGAGCGTTATCAGAAACTGCGGAACAGGGCGTTTGGCGCATGA